In Podospora pseudopauciseta strain CBS 411.78 chromosome 2 map unlocalized CBS411.78m_2, whole genome shotgun sequence, the genomic stretch CATCGAGTAGCCTATGCCTTGCCGTGTGAGCACGTCAAGACGCAGATAGTCTACTGTGCCAATGCAATCCTCGAAAATAGTGCCGATGGGGGTGAAGTCCAGGGCAGCTCTGCGGCCCgatcttcctcgtcatccgCAAAGCCGAAACACAAGAAAAAGCCAGTTTCTGAGCCCTCGAGGTCCGATAGGAAGAACCAAGGCTCGGGGTCGCCGAAAGCCATGTCGTACAAGCAACCCTGCGCCAACTTGACAATCCAGTCCTTGCCATACCCGATGCCGCCGTCTTTCGCAGAAAACCCCGACTTCTTCACGTCATCCCTGCCATCCCCCAACTGCCCACTGTCTGATTGCCCATTCGGAATGAAAGGCCGGTGTTGGACCTGTTGTTGGTGCGGGAAAGGCGAGAATAGAACTGGACGTTGTGGGTGCGTGATGCTTGTCGAGGGGAATATGTTGCGATGTGAACACTTGTGTTGTAAGGAGTGTGAACCGACTAGCATAAGAGACAGTGTGTAGGACTGAGCAGGGAATCTGCATCAGGAAACCGGCGAGGCTTTCCTCATGTCTATGGATTCGTTGGATCGGGATAAAATGGTACGATGTGTGCATGGTAACGACAGCAGATTCCCTCCTTGCTTCTCAGCCGGCTTGTCATGAAATAGCAGGTGACCCATGTCTCTCGCGTCATGTATTCCAGTTCAGCCCGTTCATTTTCCGAGGAGACGGGTATCGAGAGGGCGTCTTCCGACCTAGCCAGGGAAGGGTCTAGGGGATATTTGAACAAACCCAACTGTTTGTAACGTTGCTTTCCTGCCAGATCCTTTCAGCTGTTGGAAAGCCTATGTGTTGAACATGTCAACGACTCAACTTTGACTTGACGCAATCGTGGTTCAAGCGTGACAGACATCCGGATTCCGATCGAACACCTTGCAGCTGATGGCTTCGTGAAACTTGCAATCGGAAGATATTACCCTCTCCGACACAGATCAGATCAACGTGGCGCGCGGCCTCGGATCAGGCATGATGCACATGGACGATAGTCTCGTCTCACCACTTGCCCACCATAAGCACTTCTCGAAGATCTAGGGACTTTGGTGCGTGTCTACGCTGCATGCGCGGAATCATGAAATCTCTCCGCTGCAAGACATGGCTGGTTGAGAGATGCCCCCACGACGCTTCCCACCCACAATGTGACTGTGATGACGCTGCAGATAGTGCCAGGCTGCCAATGACACCATCTAACAGGCTGGCCGATGAGTTAAATCTCGATAAAGATCGGAAACAGGATGTGTGATGTTCACGCCTAGCTGCAACCATGCGCTATGCGTGTAATATGCAGCCTGCACTATCCAGGGCATCCAGAAATTGGccaaggggggggggggtagTAACAGGCAGAGTGTGATCGATAACCCAGCTGGACCCCTATGAAGTCTCGATGACCGAGGTTGTGCGAAAATGAAGAACTGCGTTGAAATCTCGAAGAGATCGAACCTTTGACCCCGTATCCAGGATGCAATGGCAAAGTGCCTGGCAACATACAATCGATTACCAGGAGCCTGGTCGTTGGGTCAGATCGGGCAGCCGGGGGCAGGGGTTTCAGCACACACTGTGCAACGGTAGACATTGGTTGCTGTTCTGATTGGTTGGTAGCCCTGTACGAAGGAAGTAAGACGAAGCGCCGCAACTTCACACCTCCGGAGACAGGCCCGGAGACGAATAGAACGCTACAGGCTGGACAGATCACGGATGATTGTCAGGCTCCCTGTGGGTGCATTCGTATCGGGAATGGGAGTTCTGAAGGTAATTTGAAGAGACAGCTGGCCACCACACagtcttcttttcttttttccagAACAAGGAGGGTTGTCATGCTCACGATCGCGGCACCCTCATGAGGCGTCAAGACTTTCAAAGCCAGATCGTGGTGGCGGTCTCGCAGTGCAGAATCATCTGCATGACTGGAAGTCACAAGGAAGGCGGCCAATAGATGGGCCTTGTCGAGTATCCTGAAGAACTAAACAGTCTCGAGATGGTGTCCATGACAGTCTGGGGGGTGCCGAAGGTCTTCGGGATAGGGAAAGGTATAAGATGACGGATACCGGCATCTCTTCCTCATGAGTGTAGGCGTCTACAAACCGAGATTTGTATCCTGAGTGACCACCTGTCAGCCTAGACACAACATCTCGTGGGCACGGGACAGAGCGGCTCAGTCGAAGACACACCTTTCAcactcaactccctcacaaGCCCTCTCTTGATTTGAATCTCAAAGCACCTCTCCTGCTCCCACGCCCAATATCCACCATGTGCCACGGACATCCGCATATCCACGGCTGTGGCCACCAATCCATGACTTGGCATTACTGCCCGTCAGCCCTGATCGACCTTGAGACGGGGTACGAGACAGCGTGCTCCAATGTCACCTTTGCTGCTCCCCAGCCATCCAATGCCGCCTGTGTGCTGATCAATTGCGATTACCGCAGTGGGGGCACAGGGTGGACGTGCTGCAACTGCGGAGGGCGTAACACCAGCGGGTGGTGCAAGAACATGTCACCCAATCCCAAATGGGAGAAGAACACGATCACCAACGAATGGGAATGGATCGAGACCTGTGACCACGGGTGTTGTCGGAATTGTGCCAAAGACTGTACGTTCTGACCCCCTCCTGATAACCCCCCCGGATTCCACTGTTCCATGGCCAAGCCCCAGGTGTGGTTCCTGACACGCACCTAGCCTCGAGCAACTACGGCGAGCCCAGCCGCAAAGACGGGAAGAGAAGTAAGGATTCTCGAAAACACCGCCACCGAACACAAGGAGAAGCCGGGTCTTCTTCGGCAGCTGATCCCATGGCCTCGTACAACATCACGCTGGACTACAGCAGCAAAGAGTCGAGGGGATTGTCCCGGAAAGAGGGAAAGTCGTCCTCGGGGCACAAGAAGAAATAGGCGAAGATCCGTGGCGAAAAGCGGAAGGCAAGAGGCGAAAGGCGAGTGTTAAATTCCTGTACCATGTGTTTATAAGAACATGTATATTTGTACCATAGCAACTTGGGCTCTCAACGGGTCCAAGCACGGCGGTGTTTTTTAGAGCATTTTCATGGCACATAGCTAGGCATGGGAAACAGGATAGGGACAGGAAGCAGAAAAAGATCAAGGGCTTACATGATGGAGCATGGAGTCTGGCGGTGACCTGCACAGAAACGAGGCGGGATTAGTGTGTTCGTTCTTGGCTTGCTGTTTTGGAGTTTTGAATTAATCGAGGGCCGGTTCCTTTGTGCGTTGGGGCGGCCGGCAAAGACTGACGG encodes the following:
- a CDS encoding uncharacterized protein (EggNog:ENOG503PFWA), which encodes MCHRVAYALPCEHVKTQIVYCANAILENSADGGEVQGSSAARSSSSSAKPKHKKKPVSEPSRSDRKNQGSGSPKAMSYKQPCANLTIQSLPYPMPPSFAENPDFFTSSLPSPNCPLSDCPFGMKGRCWTCCWCGKGENRTGRCGCVMLVEGNMLRCEHLCCKECEPTSIRDSV
- a CDS encoding uncharacterized protein (EggNog:ENOG503PEZ8), with product MCHGHPHIHGCGHQSMTWHYCPSALIDLETGYETACSNVTFAAPQPSNAACVLINCDYRSGGTGWTCCNCGGRNTSGWCKNMSPNPKWEKNTITNEWEWIETCDHGCCRNCAKDSSSNYGEPSRKDGKRSKDSRKHRHRTQGEAGSSSAADPMASYNITLDYSSKESRGLSRKEGKSSSGHKKK